The sequence AGGGAGGGCAGAGTGTGAGAGAAGAAATGTTGAGGGTGGGGTATAaggaaattttaattattttgatgattttttaacACGTatgtttatatttctttttgtcatgttagttttaataaataaataaattcaccTTTAAGTAGTTAAAATGTGtgacataaaaataatcatcatGCTAGTTGAAACGTGTAATTGACTTATTCTGACAAGTTAAGAAGGAAAATATGTCTTTTTCTACTGTCTGAAACATGTAATGTCATGTGAAAATTAAGACctaaaatattgtaaaagaacaaataaaaaagaagagtaaaaaaataaagtaaaatagaagACTTAATACTTTATATTATTACATTCTATGGATCAAAGACAtgagaaaaaagaaatcaaaatattgAACAAGTAGAGAACACATAAAAGACTTATTTAAAGCAACTAATCCTTATTCCTTAGATGCCTATTTTTTCTTAGGTCCTAGTTCTGCGTCTGGTGTTGTTAATccaattcttcaagaaattggGAGTGATGCCTATTTCATCACAAAATGGGATAATTTGTTCATGGCTCTTTTTCCATTTCCACCCCGTGATCTCATTTGCAAAAATTTGAATCCTCTTTCTTTGGTAAGGATCCAACCTTATTCTCACTGAAGAAGACGAACAACCATTGTACTCTCTTTTCGACTTCTTCACTTTTATCTCTCTTCCATCCATCTCCATCTTTGTCTCCACATTAATGTTGTTCTTTTCAGACGTTTCACAAAGTTGTGCTCCAGTTCTCACTTTGGATTGTGATGGTGGTGGATCATCCATGATAACAAGGGGGGTACCTGTTATTATAGTTGAAGATATAATTAATCAcctacataaaattttaaattctagatCTAAAAATtcctttgaaattttaaataaaaaagaaacaaaaaacaattaatttttcttctctGTTAGTTTAGTGAACAAAATTTTGCCTTTAGATGTGTAAATGTATAATCTTTTACGTTGACGgtaattatacaatttaaagATTTTCCTAAAAAGAGAGAGCTCATATTTCTACAAATGATGATCTGATGAATCACATTTAAgctatgaaaaaaatcaaatcaacaactaaGAGATATATGtgttgaaaaatttataattgatCTTTGTGATTTCAACAAGTACCGTGGCTAGGATGATTAATAGAAATGATGGGACTCTCCGCCCCATCCTCTACCTCCACCTCAACTTTTCTGTGAAAATTTCGATGGCAATGACAAGCTGCACAAATGAAGGATTCAAGAGTTTCAGGGGCACCAGTTGGACAAAATTCACCACAACCATCAAGTACATAACCATTAGATATAGCTGCATAGTTATGCCTACACTCAAGGTATTTCACAAAAACATGTTTGTTGTTGTTAGAAGCCATAAGAGATAGAGCAATTAATTCAAGGAGGGTTAGCTAGGAAATTAGTCTAGCGGTGAAGGGAAATAGGCAAAATAGTTAGTAGATAATATAGATGGGAGGAAGATTGAGGTGTCTGCTAACTAGGGCTGCATTGCATGATCAAATGCCATTTGGAAATAGttaataaaacaaaactttGTACTTTATTGAAGTAGTTCATAATTTTTGGAGTACTCCAGATATTAATTGTCATCTATTTTCTGTTTTTGCATTATCAAATACATGCTTTGTAAATTCATATATGGAATTAATTCGATCAAAGTATTTATAAGACTAGTTAAAAACTATTTAGTTATGCATTAACTAGAGATTACTGAAAAATTCTGCagctaattttatattttctagtgTGAAAAAGGATGACATATTTAATACtcaataaataatgaatttattaataaaGATATATTTTCTATGTTCATGAGTTGTCGTCGAAATTAACATAAGTTAAGGCtgattcttttcctattttatctctTCGCACAACACAATATACcatatattttagttaattaaattcgatatatatattgatagtTGACCTGTCAACATATATTGTGGGAGAatattcttcatcatcatcagaAAATGTTGCTTTAGTGGTAAACTTGAAATaggataaaatttattattagcaAAAATTCTAAATCTATTTTGTAGTGGCTTTTTTAGCGATGGAAATTGAAACATGTTTAAGTTAAGTGATGTGCTTATTTTTGTGTTCAATTTTGTGCTCATCGAGCTTTATGtgcacttttttttcttcaaaatcagtATTCAAGATATCTGAAATGAGATTTGTTTATACAATTAAAATCACGGATAATATTGAAAGTGCGATAAATTTCAATTTGCTTCATATATACCattgaggtggataaccaccaTTACTTGAGgagaatttgattttttaatttttttatctcgaaaaaataattagtattttattttttaacttccgaaaattattatatatatatatatatatatatatatattttgaacaacCAAACAAGACCtttgaaacataaaataatgGATCAAATGATactaagtaaaaagaaaattattgatgaaaatgaccAGGTTGAGAAGATAGCTAGCTAGCCTATATATACTCATAGAAGTATATTATATGACTAATCCTAGTTATATACCCTACCCAAACAAAAACATACagaaaaaatcaagaacaacaacaataatgacACTTTTTAATTCGGATGGTCAAAAGTTGTTGATTCTCCGGCTTGAGCAAGCTCTAACTTTTTGATAACTTTGcctttgattttgatatacATCTCAAAGCAATCTAACTTTCTCATCTTCATCCTTCTTAATCTTCTTATTCTTTCCATTTTCTGATCTCAAGTTTAAAGTCCATTCTAGTTGGTTAGCCACTATCTACGGTTTTTCTTTCTCATATTCTTCAACAATATATTCATCCCATGACTTTTTTCTCTTGTTTCCATCATCATTTTTGTTACTATACACCCACTTTTGAGTAGCTCTAGCCATAATGAATTTCGCCAGTGCAATTGAAACTTTCGgagaatgaaatatttgttcAGTGATATGATTGAGATGATTAGTATTTTTGGTGTTTGATAATTCCTCCGTCTTTACATCCCTTTGGGTTACGGTTGATAATTCCTCCGTCTTTACATCCCTTTGGGTTACGGTCTGTTCAAGAGTGGATGCATattgtcaaatatattttttttacaacaacaacaacaacaacaacaacaaccacgatgacgacgacgacaccaccaccaccaccaccaccaccaccaacaacaacaacatcgatgacgacgacaacaacaacaacagcgttgacgacaacaacaacaacagcgacaacgacaacaacagcgacgacgacaacaacaacgacgacgacaataacaacaacgacaacaacaataacaacaacactTTCACTTTTTCTCTAGGCAAGAATTAATGCTAGGGTAGATTTAGTGAATATGAAAATCTTTTGAAATCTCAAGTATATGgtgaaattctttttattaGATAAGTaagaaattacatatttttaatttcaattttatagtGCAAAATTTCTATATGGAGATGAAAgatgaaaacatttttttgggGACTTTCGATAGATCACTTGGTTTGAATATGTAAATTTTCACCAATCACCAGGacgaaattattttttaatcttataatctcttatgttatttttaatatgtaaaTTTTCACCCTGACGAAATTATTATTAATCTTACAAATCTCTTccctcattttttttctcttatccTGATgtaattatgtttatttatttaaaaaatcaaatttttttggagagtaaaatagaatTGTTTCATACATGTGACTTTGTTAGATTTGATACataatttatgaaagtaaatGAGACTTTTAAATCTTGTCATCttaaatcaataatttatacaaatgaATTTCCTTAAATCAGTTATAATTGATAGCATTACTTTTAAacagatgaaaaataaaagaaaaaaacattgatTGTAACAAAtctaaaaaatgataataattttgataatagatgaaaaatttaaaagtatttttatgtttttttgggCAAAGCAAACAACAATTAAACGATCCATTcaaaaattctaataaaattAATCTGTTGTTGTGTGGTTCCTGTGGAACCTGATGATTGTAGAAATCCAACCTACGATGAATATTTCGATGACAATGACAAAATTGACATTGCAAAAAGTTTTATGCTGCCAATGGGACCGCCAGGAGCAAAAGCTTGACAACCATCAATTGCATTAACACTTGCTAAAAGACAACAATTGCACTCACCATAAACGACTAGACCTTAAGGCTTATAAATTGTCCTAGCAGCTTGATTAGCTCAAAGCTTGTTAGCATGATTGTTGGTAATTTCTTTTGGGAAAGGATATGAGtactaattttctttaaaaatagcGTGTTGAACATTGAAGAAATGGTCCATTAAATAGAAggttcaaaaattaaataaaactaaaattattaattatagtaGATTATACATTGAATTGAATTTAGAGctaaaattgattttgaagaaaagatTTGTCTCATTTAAAGTTTGTtacaataatacaaaaaaaaaaagttaatttggAGTTGCATTTTGCACctctatatttcttttaaatttttttttgcaaaataatGAACCActtctttttgtaaaaaaaaagaaaggttcACGTGGGCAAAATTGAATACAAACATTTAAAACACACttataattaagaaattctcaataaaaaaatggaagttagtagcactagcagcagtgtattatgatcttaaaatccatcaaatggatgtctttatgatcttaaaatccatcaaatggatgtaaagacaatCTTCTTAAATGGCGAgctggaggaagaaatttacatggaacaacctgaagagTTTGTAATTCCTAGTAAAGAAgagaaagtgtgcaaacttgtgaaagtcactttatgggatcaagcaagcacccaaacaatgacatgctaaatttgagcaaacaatgttggcaaatggattcaagattaacaaATGTGATAAGTgtgtttatattaaaaatatttcgaatcatgaagtcattgtttgtttgtatgttgatgacatgtaaaaaatgagtaaatatattgacgatataaatgctactaaaagCATGATGTCCAACAAGTTCGATATGAAGGTTTTAAGAGTtgttgatttgatcttagggatCAAGATTTTCAAAACTTCTCAgagactagcattatctcaatctcattatattgaaagagtattgaataagttcaaatacttgaatttcaatattgtcaaaactccaattgatttaagctttacatttcaaaagaatgaaagttaaagtgactctcaattggaatatgcgaGAGTgttaggaagtttgatgtatattatgaattgtacgcGAGTAGATATAACATGTGCTATTAGCaaactgagtcggttcactAGTAATCTGAATCAGACTCACTGGATGGTAATGAAACGTGTGTCAGGATATCTGAAACATACATAATACTATGCTTTGcactataataaatatcctgttGTGGTTGAatgatatagtgatgcaaaaaGGATCACCGGATcgaatgaagtaaaatccacaagtggttATATCTTTATACTTGGTGGAGGAACAGTCACTTGGAAAtcgtccaaacagacatgtatcgctcgctccacaatggaatctgaatttaTTGCTTTAGATAAGGTTgctgaagaagctgaatggctccggaatttcctGGAGGATATTTTATTTTGGCCCAAACATGTGGGACttatttgcatacattgcgatagtcaaaCAACAATAGGTAGGAAAGGGAGCATCATGTACAACGATAAGTCTCGCCAGATACGACGTAGATATAACACCGTAAGACAGCTACTCTCTAGTGAAATTATctcaattgactatgtgaagtcaagtgataatgtgtcagatccactaacgaaaggcctagagagagaggcagttgaaagatcatataagggaatgggtttacggcttaggacaagtcagtatggcggtaactctatctagcagactggagatcccaagagctagattcaaggagaaaaacaaagttgtgactgacggttcgacattgtcaatcaACTAAattcattctcatgatgaaggtAATGTTCAGAAACAaagttaagactttaaggcttgttaatatgttaataaagctatcaacttttaataatttgctaaattttgcagatttgaccaaatagtgtatctactaGATGACATAGTTAGAAATatcctatgtgagtgtgaagtgtaagttGCTTCAAAGAGAATCTTATGTCAAAATCCTATTTTCTATACACTCAAAATCCtattactaatttatgtatttttcaacAAACTATTATTGATTCAATCAAGGgaaaaaaagacataaatatatttgggGGTGTTCACTGGGAGGTTcgtcaaaatcaaaattaaattaatttaattagttttcaaattattaaaatcaaattaagtaCAATATACATCAATTGATTTGATTGTTATCGATGCGTTCCGATTTagtttgtttaatttattatgaaccataagcaaaaaaaaaaaagattcaatcaaaagagaaaaaaatgacaACAATTCATACAAAACAGAAAATTGTTAGAATAACTAACATTACAGAAGttctattaaattaatttactgcgaataaaacttcaaaaaattcACTATTTGTCTTAGAAGGAAGATAAAGTGACATTCTTAGTCCCATCAAGAAATGTTATAGACACTCACATACACGAACcaataagataaatatttcCGTCTTAAGCGTTtctattttcattaataaatgatcaacaaattttgttgaaaacttatagaagatatttaaaattgtttataaaaacaatatattatgcatgtataataataaacatatatgtatataatttatcaatttgGTTCAGCTCTTCGTTTTATTgaacataatcaaatcaaactaaatattttcattatttaaaaatcttaaaataaacCAAACCCTAActcatataaaattaatttattttcaatttgatttgatttatcgATTTGAGTCGATATTTATTCAAACCATGAGCATCGTTGCAAATACTATTTAAGGATCAATATAATAGTTTGAATTTTCTAAATCTATCAAGAGATTTCTAAGACCCAGCAAATAAGGTGAgaaattttaaacaataaaaaaaacacgataaaaaataacaataatcaaATGTACGTCGTagattattgatattttttctcaatttatttttcaatatatacaattttattttttcactttaaataatattttttctctcattaacatcattatttgtattaaattcTGAGTGATATgtcttgaaaattttgagaaactTCAATTGTTTTCGGTGAAAGAATCACGTCATTTGCAAGTATAACAAATTTCGAACGTAATATGGTATAACAATATTTCAATCTTAATTAAACAAGGTGAAATATATGACATATCATctcaaatattgtatttttagtAGAAAAACGTGAATAATTAAgttcttatgttttttaaataataaaaaagtttatttattgtattataatttaagttcttaaatacattatatatgtgattttttcTTCAATAAATCAAAGAAAGTTGTACAAAGAAAACTGAAAAACTACCCCTATGAAgtttttttaggattttaatttttttgatataaaattctgtttaaaaatgataatattttattttattcttatagtAAAGAAATGCAATTAAAAAAGTGAGCatgcttatttattttcaattcttttttctaGATGAGGAAACAAAAACATGCTTTTAAGTCGAAACaaatacattttataaaatatagaaattttttttaaatcccttgaattatatttgaaatCTCATAGACACACTTAAATTATACTAATGTTCTATTACCcctttgaacttattttataaataattttctacccctttttggcttacgtggcactattTTGTGGGCCAACGTGTGttgacaattttttcaattatagtgccacgtaggccgaaaggtgtagaaaattatttataaaataagttcgagGGGGTAGTAATACCTTTGTAAAGTACAAGTGTGACTTTGAAATTTTAGGTAttggttgggggggggggggtacNacttgtgcatttttccatttttttataCAATCGTAACAATTGagcaaaattttataaaatcacaTGATATACTATCACAAAGCTattctaaaatattgaaatatatataaaatcaaacttTAATTCCGTATAAAAACTAAACGTGAGTGGTAgtgtttagtatttaatataattCTCCCACATACTATGAACATTCTTCTTACGTTGAACTTGCATTTTTTGATTAGTTATATGATCGAGAAGCCGAACGATCATTGTTACTTTGAGCCATTTTTTGTCAATTTGATTggtatttaaatttgataaaagataatgaattTGGTTAATGTAAATTGTACAGTATGAATTGAtctaaagtaataataaattttatgtcggtAAAAGTAATcgttatataaaatatataaaattttttcaAAGTAACGATAtgaatcatatattttatttacatatgaaataaatggttcTAAGCTTGTATTCTAATATACAATATAAtgtcttgaatttcaaatcatgatttcatttttgaaaaaaatgctAAAACTTGACCTATAAGTTTATATTTCATAAActatcattttgaattttgcaAAAAAAGGACTCATGCTTTGTTTGAAGAGATTATTCTACCATGTGATagaattatattaaagaataactAACTACTATTACTATACTATTGACCATTAAATCTTTACAAAATTATGcagatttgaaaatttataatcagaaaatatttatttataaaaaagttgATATGTGATTTATCGACGAGGCACCTTAGAATATTTCAATATCAAATCATAATTTCACATTGTATGACCGAATTGTccataagaaaatatttaattcaatattatatttatcttgatttattaacttaatttaaaaataaggtTAAGTCCATActaatttatcatatattacATTTACTAAtatgatttaaataaatttcggaataaaatttattttatttatttattcaattttatggaTAACTTACTGTGAATATCTCATTGTTAAAGttcaaattgttaaaaaaaacttatctttatttatttaatcatatcaAACACTACTACAAGCAAGTCTATTTCTTTACTAAGCTAAacttgaatataaaataaataaagatacaATTGATATTCCCTTGTCTTTATTTGTGAAAGTAATGGCAAGAAAAACGTTCACCTATTAGGACATAGGATAGACAAACTTAAATATAATAGGTCATcgtacatttttaaaaatataaagaaaattttgaaatttacttttattttaaaataatttttgaaaaaaatatttatgactaAGCAATTCAATTTGTGGGTTACAGTATAAATAGTTACTTTAACGAATTAGATATTTAGTGGcaacaaaatttttattttagcaaTAAGATTAGCCACAAAAATATATAGTGATAATTGAGTTAATCTTATTACATTCAAGGTAGCTAAAACCTTTAACAATTTTTACATAGATTGttgaatatatcatatttatcatTGTAgctaaaatataatatgacGATAATTATATTATCACCGTTAATAACTATTTCACAAtcatttatttatcataattaactAAAGTTTTAAAGTAACGAATTGAAATTAAAGTTAGGATATATTGCATATTTTTTAATTGCTTAAATTTGAAttagtgtaatatatatatatatatatatatatataaaatctgtGAAAATATACTTCTCATATATTTATCGgatgattttaagtttaaatgCTTGGATAAATTATTctcttacaaaaataatttttattatgtttaattgCCGTCAAAATTCAcacatattatattaaatttcttaaataattttttcacatttctGTCCATTTCCATCTCATTATCTCTTTTGTAAAAGATTGATTTTTTCTGTTTCGTAGGAATCCAACTCCATTCACAGAAGAAGacgaataatattttttttccccaGATCCCTAATTTTTACCTCTTCTCCTTTCATTTCCATTTCAGTCACGTTATTCTTCTCAAACGTTTTATTAAGCTTCGTTGAAGGTTTCACTGAGTATTATGGTGTTGGATTATCAATGATAACA comes from Solanum pennellii chromosome 1, SPENNV200 and encodes:
- the LOC107031847 gene encoding zinc-finger homeodomain protein 4-like, encoding MASNNNKHVFVKYLECRHNYAAISNGYVLDGCGEFCPTGAPETLESFICAACHCHRNFHRKVEVEVEDGAESPIISINHPSHGTPLVIMDDPPPSQSKVRTGAQLCETSEKNNINVETKMEMDGREIKVKKSKREYNGCSSSSVRIRLDPYQRKRIQIFANEITGWKWKKSHEQIIPFCDEIGITPNFLKNWINNTRRRTRT